Proteins encoded together in one Drosophila albomicans strain 15112-1751.03 chromosome 2R, ASM965048v2, whole genome shotgun sequence window:
- the LOC127566043 gene encoding uncharacterized protein LOC127566043, whose amino-acid sequence MPHTLKLSEIKTNITTIIQNLQQLETVGSSQNNNFNADESATLQQQTTALLSSLEELPAKQIARLQLQRKRRRQQIKQKCKKQKRVNRAYARHFKDTKVIAQSLSNEAQPSQTTTKTAQHITLKKLHDANNKIKTFDLLERLYNARGGEKDLNQRLSRMRAVWRRVKQECENATGGETSLNLEAQWNQVIFGNSCTAFEHRRSQKKQHLQQLIQCRFVWDSYISNGSDATFIPSGWVLPPENPSPEWAEFLCE is encoded by the exons ATGCCGCACACTCTCAAATTAAGCGAAATAAAgacaaatataacaacaattatACAAAATCTACAACAATTGGAAACTGTAGGAAGCTCACAAAACAATAACTTCAATGCAGACGAATCCGCAACACTGCAGCAACAGACAACTGCGTTGTTGTCGAGTCTCGAGGAGTTGCCGGCAAAGCAAATTGCACGCCTGCAATTGCAGCGCAAGCGACGCCGTcaacaaataaagcaaaaatgcaaaaaacaaaagcgcgTCAATCGAGCATATGCAAGGCATTTCAAGGACACAAAGGTCATTGCTCAATCTCTTAGCAATGAAGCACAACCGTCACAGACTACGACAAAAACAGCACAACACATTACACTGAAAAAACTACacgatgccaacaacaaaatcaagaCATTCGATTTACTAGAGCGTCTCTACAATGCGCGCGGTGGAGAGAAAGACTTGAACCAAAGACTTAGCCGAATGCGCGCAGTTTGGAGACGCGTTAAGCAGGAGTGCGAAAATGCAACAGGTGGAGAAACTTCGCTGAACTTGGAGGCACAGTGGAACCAAGTTATATTTGGAAATTCATGCACTGCATTTGAGCATCGTCGTAGCCAGAAAAAACAGCATCTACAGCAGCTTATACAATGCCG ATTCGTATGGGACTCGTATATAAGCAATGGTAGTGACGCAACTTTCATACCCAGTGGTTGGGTGTTACCACCTGAGAACCCGTCGCCAGAATGGGCTGAATTTCTTTGTGAATAA
- the LOC127566045 gene encoding nucleoside diphosphate kinase — MIASLLAFYSLFSIAMAANKERTFIMVKPDGVQRGLVGKIIERFEQKGFKLVALKFTWASKELLEKHYADLSARPFFPGLVNYMNSGPVVPMVWEGLNVVKTGRQMLGATNPADSLPGTIRGDFCIQVGRNIIHGSDAVESAEKEIALWFNEKELVTWTPAASDWIYE; from the exons ATGATTGCTTCGCTGCTTGCATTCTATTCCCTATTCTCAATCGCAATGGCCGCCAACAAGGAACGCACTTTCATCATGGTTAAGCCCGATGGAGTCCAACGTGGACTCGTCGGCAAGATCATTGAGCGTTTCGAGCAGAAGGGCTTCAAATTGGTCGCCTTGAAGTTCACTTGG GCATCCAAGGAATTGTTGGAGAAGCACTATGCTGATCTGTCTGCCCGTCCCTTCTTCCCCGGTTTGGTCAACTACATGAACTCCGGTCCAGTGGTTCCCATGGTGTGGGAGGGTCTCAATGTGGTCAAGACCGGCCGTCAAATGTTGGGCGCCACCAACCCCGCCGACTCCTTGCCCGGCACCATTCGTGGTGATTTTTGCATCCAGGTTGGCCGCAACATCATCCACGGCTCGGATGCTGTCGAGTCTGCCGAGAAGGAGATTGCACTGTGGTTCAACGAGAAGGAGCTCGTCACCTGGACCCCAGCTGCCAGCGATTGGATTTACGAATAA
- the LOC127566046 gene encoding tubulin-specific chaperone A encodes MADPRIRQLVIKTGVVKRLAKEKTVYEKEVNTEIARLEKFKTDGSDDHVLRKQTEVIEECQMMIPDSKRRLQKEYDVLEKYLQDEQDLKETEAYTKAAEVLSEAKSVLEV; translated from the exons ATGGCAGATCCACGCATCAGACAATTGGTTATTAAAACAGGTGTTGTCAAAAGACTGGCCAAGGAGAAGACCGTTTATGAGAAGGAGGTCAATACAGAAATCGCTCGTCTGGAGAAGTTTAAAACAGATGGCTCCGACGACCATGTGCTGCGCAAACAGACCGAGGTGATAGAGGAGTGCCAAATGATGATACCAGACTCAAAGCGCAG GTTACAAAAAGAGTACGATGTGCTAGAGAAATATTTGCAGGATGAACAGGATCTTAAGGAAACGGAGGCATACACAAAAGCCGCTGAGGTGCTCAGCGAAGCAAAATCCGTTCTCGAGGTTTAA
- the LOC127566155 gene encoding histone H4, whose protein sequence is MTGRGKGGKGLGKGGAKRHRKVLRDNIQGITKPAIRRLARRGGVKRISGLIYEETRGVLKVFLENVIRDAVTYTEHAKRKTVTAMDVVYALKRQGRTLYGFGG, encoded by the exons ATGACTGGTCGCGGAAAGGGTGGCAAAGGATTGGGAAAGGGAGGCGCCAAGCGTCATCGTAAGGTTCTTCGTGATAACATCCAGGGTATTACCAAGCCGGCTATTCGCCGTCTGGCTCGTCGTGGTGGCGTCAAACGTATCTCCGGTTTGATCTATGAAGAAACCCGTGGTGTGCTCAAG GTGTTTTTGGAAAACGTTATTCGTGATGCCGTTACTTACACTGAGCACGCCAAGCGTAAGACCGTCACTGCTATGGATGTGGTCTACGCCTTGAAGCGTCAAGGACGTACTCTCTACGGTTTTGGAGGTTAA
- the LOC127566154 gene encoding protein Cep78 homolog — translation MNTKMPLIRGRDTIAVAKKPSVTLPPVVKKSSKSRSFHFRYLELCRAKNITPVPNIRANANSTTTLELCGDKLGVSEWLLIIDALHHDLVLQTLILRMRRSNGNNIVLPIDTENRARLFRQKPVIYTRFIFNSLVEAIVNCVKSNKNLTVLKLEALPLQDSYIECIAKALASNDCLKELSFQKSFIGDKGCAAVCSTVKYLNHIETFNLSECNLGPKGAEHVADMIKMQKISRFSEGWEKSLRYRSVDVNSIAGLRHIALSNNPIMGDDGLRLIAEVLKEDAWVQTMEMESCGLTDRGANMILECLALNNAITEFNIRNNDGISKFLMRQIRDHLGKEDEEKLKEPQYDLSCVNGLQSLPKNQKYSVSQLLNHTKTLEEQLSFERTLRKKAEKLNEKLNQQLLSQGPCSPQPHPQPQQQEKLIDGAKIPKGYMLVKGDELQSFIKNTQNYSPSSAAQFNHLVNSAVTSPETTPRSDNTTLRNQLSRQMHQQQQHQLVEMDETEETAMASEPQQQPRQILHVRKVRSEMKYVETYSKDNSKKRESKSDHEFANERDFKLNPNVQFEMDIGDSAMINPQQHNRIRCEVREDMEQEMLQESYNAQYSNECIGDGVENNRKHKEKFKKRMNAMGQSHMTQFMDELERKINSKSSGKKRHKSKVPTNAAESYNNEKQGMNMKVDSYMPIMEDMPEGSEENSSASDGDNSEDMPQGQGQSQGYTTAPMKVFVRRTRSVNESSMDQLDGEESEETIISPRSVYLDIQKKKNEGNH, via the exons ATGAACACA AAAATGCCTCTGATTCGTGGTCGGGACACGATCGCGGTGGCAAAGAAGCCGAGTGTGACGCTGCCACCCGTGGTGAAAAAGTCGAGCAAGAGTCGTTCGTTTCACTTCCGTTATCTGGAGCTATGTCGTGCCAAGAATATAACACCAGTGCCCAATATACGCGCCAATGCAAATTCTACAACCACTCTAGAGCTCTGTGGTGATAAGCTGGGTGTAAGTGAATGGCTGCTGATTATCGATGCTCTGCATCATGATCTTGTCCTGCAGACGCTAATCTTGCGCATGCGACGCTCCAATGGCAATA ATATTGTTTTACCAATTGACACTGAGAATCGCGCTCGACTCTTTCGCCAGAAGCCGGTGATCTACACACGTTTCATCTTCAACAGTCTCGTGGAGGCGATTGTCAACTGTGTGAAGAGCAACAAGAATCTAACTGTATTGAAGCTGGAGGCGCTGCCGCTGCAGGACAGCTATATAGAATGCATTGCAAAG GCTCTGGCTTCCAATGATTGCCTCAAGGAATTGAGTTTTCAAAAGTCCTTTATTGGTGACAAGGGATGCGCCGCAGTCTGCAGCACTGTCAAGTACTTGAATCACATCGAGACTTTTAATCTATCCGAATGCAATCTAGGTCCAAAGGGCGCCGAACACGTTGCCGATATGATTAAG ATGCAAAAGATTTCGCGTTTCTCTGAGGGCTGGGAGAAATCGCTGCGCTACCGCAGCGTGGATGTCAATTCAATTGCCGGACTGCGTCACATTGCGCTCTCCAATAATCCGATCATGGGCGATGATGGTCTGCGTCTCATAGCCGAGGTGCTCAAAGAGGATGCCTGGGTGCAGA CTATGGAGATGGAGAGCTGCGGCCTCACAGATCGTGGCGCCAATATGATACTCGAGTGTCTAGCTCTGAACAACGCCATCACCGAGTTCAATATACGCAACAACGATGGCATCAGCAAGTTCCTGATGCGCCAGATACGCGATCATCTCGGCAAGGAGGACGAGGAGAAGCTCAAGGAACCGCAGTACGATCTCAGCTGCGTAAATGGATTGCAGAGCTTGCCTAAAAACCAGAAATATTCAGTCTCGCAACTGCTCAATCACACCAAGACTCTGGAGGAGCAATTGTCCTTTGAGCGCACTTTGCGCAAGAAGGCCGAAAAGCTGAATGAGAAACTCAACCAGCAGCTGCTGTCCCAAGGTCCTTGCTCACCACAACCACATccacaaccacagcagcaagaGAAGCTCATCGATGGCGCTAAGATACCCAAGGGTTACATGCTGGTCAAGGGCGATGAGCTGCAATCGTTTATCAAAAA CACTCAGAACTATTCGCCATCGTCGGCAGCGCAATTCAATCACTTGGTCAACAGCGCTGTCACTAGTCCAGAGACAACACCACGTAGCGACAACACAACGCTGCGCAATCAGCTCAGCAGGCAGatgcatcagcaacaacagcatcaactcGTTGAGATGGACGAGACCGAGGAGACGGCAATGGCAAGTGAGCCTCAACAACAGCCACGCCAGATTCTGCATGTCCGCAAGGTGCGCAGCGAGATGAAATACGTGGAAACGTACTCCAAGGATAACTCCAAGAAGCGCGAGTCTAAGTCGGATCACGAGTTTGCCAACGAACGCGAT TTTAAGCTCAATCCCAATGTGCAGTTTGAAATGGACATTGGTGACAGCGCGATGATCAATCCGCAGCAGCATAATCGCATACGCTGCGAGGTGCGTGAGGATATGGAGCAGGAAATGCTGCAGGAATCGTACAACGCACAATATAGCAATGAGTGCATTGGCGACGGAGTTGAGAACAATCGCAAGCACAAGGAGAAATTCAAGAAACGCATGAATGCCATGGGTCAGAGCCACATGACACAGTTCATGGACGAGTTGGAGCGTAAGATTAACAGCAAGTCGTCGGGGAAAAAGCGCCACAAGTCCAAAGTGCCCACGAATGCAGCTGAAAGCTACAACAACGAGAAACAGGGCATGAACATGAAAGTTGACTCCTACATGCCCATCATGGAGGACATGCCCGAGGGTTCAGAGGAGAATAGCTCAGCCTCGGATGGCGACAATTCCGAAGATATGCCACAAGGTCAGGGTCAGAGTCAGGGATATACGACTGCACCCATGAAAGTGTTTGTGAGGCGCACACGCTCCGTAAACGAATCCTCCATGGATCAACTCGATGGCGAAGAATCAGAGGAGACCATTATATCGCCACGTTCGGTTTATCTAGACAttcagaagaagaaaaacgaaGGCAATCATTGA
- the LOC127566042 gene encoding uncharacterized protein LOC127566042 gives MANGSESRPYWSDEVIIFIITTIRNTPYMWDKTHKDYSIRYLKHNFWKNLKWTLEKRFKFRVYTNELARKWLNLASYYRLQQKAIFDANARGAHPEEIKRLEGWKFLKQLKFLPVLQDKNVADSENPFDESAHSDSDENSAALADDQKPAPHDTNSDNPLQLSSEPPRIKARKLDIEEFNIPMEDNDAEIEDTTPITVEPMIDEIHSTPSFHYGMAVAQDVFELDGNLKIDAKMEIMKVIVKYQKQQLHRTVMGLAGS, from the exons ATGGCAAACGGCAGCGAATCGCGACCATATTGGTCCGATGAAgtgattatatttataataacaacaattcgCAATACTCCGTATATGTGGGACAAAACTCATAAAGATTACAGTATTcgttatttaaaacataatttttggaAGAATTTAAAATGGACGTTGGAAAAACGGTTCAAGTTTCGAGTCTACACAAATGAATTGGCTAGGAAATGGCTAAATCTCGCCTCATACTACCGACTACAACAGAAGGCTATATTCGATGCCAATGCCCGTGGAGCACATCCGGAGGAAATAAAACGTTTGGAAGGCTGGAAATTCTTGAAACAACTCAAATTTCTTCCTGTTCTTCAAGATAAGAACGTTGCGGAT TCGGAAAATCCCTTTGATGAAAGTGCCCACTCTGACTCCGACGAGAATAGTGCAGCGCTTGCTGACGACCAAAAACCAGCGCCCCATGATACGAATTCGGATAATCCGCTGCAGCTATCTTCTGAACCACCCAGGATCAAAGCAAGAAAATTAGATATAGAGGAATTCAATATTCCTATGGAAGATAATGATGCGGAAATTGAAGATACAACTCCAATAACTGTGGAACCGATGATAGACGAAATACACAGCACGCCTAGCTTCCACTATGGAATGGCTGTTGCTCAAGATGTTTTTGAGCTGGACGGCAACTTAAAAATTGATGCAAAGATGGAAATTATGAAAGTGATTGTCAAGTACCAAAAGCAGCAACTCCATAGGACTGTAATGGGCCTTGCTGGCAGCTAA